TATGCGTCGAGGCCGACGCCGGCTGGGTTCCGCATTACATGTACCGCATGGATCACGCCTACGACCGCCATCGCTACTGGCTGCCGGCGGGCACGCTCACCAAAAGGCCGAGCGAATATTTTCGCGAAAATGTGTACACGACTTTTCAGGACGACTACGTCGCTTTCCAGGTCAAGGATCTGTGCAACATCCA
This is a stretch of genomic DNA from Candidatus Binatus sp.. It encodes these proteins:
- a CDS encoding amidohydrolase family protein; the protein is CVEADAGWVPHYMYRMDHAYDRHRYWLPAGTLTKRPSEYFRENVYTTFQDDYVAFQVKDLCNIHRLMWANDFPHSDSTWPWSQEVLKKQTAGLTQDEKNLILHDNVAELYGL